Proteins encoded by one window of Polypterus senegalus isolate Bchr_013 unplaced genomic scaffold, ASM1683550v1 scaffold_1307, whole genome shotgun sequence:
- the LOC120521265 gene encoding mucin-5AC-like translates to MGSQSSTITDAATTTPQTSTTIETTTATQTTTSAETTKPETSTSTEKTIPIKSTTTAVTTTKPQTSQTIETPTGTQSSTIAETTIAPQTSTRIETTTGTQSKTAAETSTTTQLFTTIESTMGTLSSTIGETTTPETSATIETATATQTTTAAEPTTLHQISTTIETTTGTPSSAIAETTTIEVTTTTKSSTKAESTTTPQTATMIETNTGTQSSAIAETTPETSTIIETTTATHTTTAAETMTISQISTTIETSKTAQTSTSAETTKPETSTSREATIAIQSTTNAETKATPQPSTSIETTNGTPSSTIAETTTPQTFTPIETSMATQTSTAAETTTKPQTSTTLETTTGTASSTIAETTINPQTSITIETTTGTQRSTIAETPTPETSTTIEIITVIQSSTKADTTTTPQTPTTIGTTAGTSSSTNSETTITSQTSTAIETTNAAQTIPAAETSQTHQISTTKETSTAAQISTSGETRKPESSTTTEKAMAIISTATTEVTPGMVSESSTTQQTPLTAKIVSISNTESFKPFTTENATTTEVTAIVEGSTVVVTTTITIESSSVPKTHITTPGESLTTHEPTAVVAESITTEKTTSTEGTFLSETHTATTVDPTITVGSTESLTTTAVAAISTESATVISGSTTTENGPSINTLITTITAENATKATADTKSSIDSSAPVQSLRTSQVSSFLTASSNQSSFSSSSLSTMSTVQTVSSQAGFSSSDSATVSTQSAIFQSSHSSSNSTSTHSSASLNSSTSNSSAISTRSTISPSSSFSPNSSSISAQSSASPSSSTTNSSIVSSQSTTP, encoded by the coding sequence ATGGGTTCCCAAAGTAGTACAATAACTGATGCAGCAACAACAACACCACAAACTTCCACGACAATTGAAACAACTACAGCTACCCAAACTACAACTTCTGCTGAAACAACAAAACCTGAAACTTCCACaagcacagaaaaaacaataccTATCAAAAGCACCACAACAgctgtaacaacaacaaaaccaCAAACTTCCCAAACGATTGAAACACCTACTGGTACGCAAAGTAGTACAATAGCTGAAACAACAATAGCACCACAAACATCCACAAGAATTGAAACAACTACTGGTACCCAAAGTAAAACTGCTGCTGAAACAAGCACAACAACTCAACTATTCACAACAATAGAATCAACTATGGGTACCCTAAGTAGTACAATAGGTGAGACAACAACACCCGAAACATCAGCAACAATAGAAACAGCTACAGCTACCCAAACTACAACTGCTGCTGAACCAACAACACTACATCAAATTTCCACAACAATAGAAACAACTACGGGTACCCCAAGTTCAGCAATAGCTGAAACAACAACAATTGAAGTAACTACCACTACCAAAAGCAGTACCAAAGCTGAATCAACAACAACACCTCAAACTGCCACAATGATAGAAACAAATACTGGTACCCAAAGTAGTGCAATAGCTGAAACAACACCAGAAACTTCCACAATAATTGAAACAACTACAGCAACCCATACTACAACTGCTGCTGAAACAATGACAATATCTCAAATTTCCACAACAATAGAAACATCCAAAACTGCCCAAACATCAACTTCTGCTGAAACAACAAAACCGGAAACTTCCACAAGCAGAGAAGCAACTATTGCAATCCAAAGTACAACAAATGCCGAAACAAAAGCAACACCACAACCTTCCACATCAATCGAGACTACTAACGGTACCCCAAGTAGTACAATTGCTGAAACAACAACACCTCAAACTTTCACACCAATAGAAACAAGTATGGCTACCCAAACTTCAACTGCTGCTGAAACAACCACAAAACCTCAAACTTCCACGACATTAGAAACAACTACGGGTACTGCAAGTAGTACAATAGCTGAAACAACAATAAATCCGCAAACTTCCATTACAATAGAAACAACTACTGGTACCCAAAGAAGTACAATAGCTGAAACACCAACACCAGAAACATCTACAACAATAGAAATTATTACAGTTATTCAAAGTAGCACAAAAGctgatacaacaacaacaccTCAAACTCCCACAACAATAGGAACAACTGCGGGTACCTCAAGTAGTACAAACTCGGAAACAACAATAACATCACAAACTTCCACAGCAATTGAAACAACTAACGCTGCACAAACTATACCTGCTGCTGAAACATCCCAAACACACCAAATTTccacaacaaaagaaacaagtaCAGCTGCCCAAATTTCAACCTCTGGTGAAACAAGAAAACCTGAATCTTCCACAACCACAGAAAAAGCTATGGCTATCATAAGCACTGCTACAACAGAAGTTACTCCAGGAATGGTGTCAGAAAGTAGCACAACACAACAAACCCCCTTAACTGCTAAAATAGTAAGTATCTCAAATACAGAATCATTTAAGCCTTTTACAACAGAAAATGCTACCACAACAGAAGTAACTGCAATAGTAGAAGGTAGCACAGTAGTAGTAACAACCACAATTACAATTGAAAGTAGCTCAGTTCCAAAAACACATATAACTACACCAGGAGAAAGCCTAACAACCCATGAACCTACAGCTGTTGTTGCAGAAAGCATAACAACTGAGAAGACAACATCAACTGAAGGAACTTTTCTATCTGAAACACACACAGCTACTACAGTAGATCCCACCATTACTGTAGGAAGTACAGAAAGTTTAACAACAACAGCAGTGGCAGCAATTTCAACAGAAAGTGCAACAGTGATATCTGGATCTACTACAACTGAAAATGGGCCATcaatcaatacactaataaccacCATTACAGCAGAAAATGCCACCAAAGCAACAGCAGACACTAAATCTTCAATAGATAGTTCAGCACCTGTGCAGTCATTGAGAACTTCACAAGTATCATCATTTTTAACTGCTTCTTCAAATCAATCATCTTTTTCTTCCTCCAGTTTATCTACAATGTCTACAGTTCAAACTGTTTCATCTCAAGCAGGTTTTTCTTCTTCAGATTCTGCCACAGTTTCTACACAATCAGCCATTTTTCAAAGTTCTCATT